From Clostridiales bacterium:
TGGCATTTCGAACAGATCCATTCATTTTTTAGTTACAGTTTGCGGAAACTCAAGAGCATTTGCGGGGTTGGGAGTACGCTCACTACCCTTTAGGGTAGGCCAGCATATTGTTTGTATTGACAGCGGGCGAAAGCCCGCTGTCAATACAAACAGCTGGTCGGGGGCGCTGCCCCCAAGCTTCCGGAACGAAAGGAGCGTGATTGCTTGAAAAAAGATAAAATGTTCGCCATGCGAATGAGCACAGCGGACTATGACCGCATTCAGAATAAAGCACAGCTGTCGGGAATGACCATGACGGATTTCCTCACCCTGTCCGCACTGGGTAAGGAAATCATTGTGGTGAATGGTTTGGACGCTGTCACCGTTCAGCTGAAAGCCATCGGGAAGAATCTGAACCAGCTGACAGTGCTTTGCAATATGGGTAGAATCACCTGCCCCGACCTCACCGACACAAAACAGAGCTTCGGAGCGGTGTTCGATTCCATCTGCGGCCTGATGGATAAAGGGGCGTGAGCCTATGGCAATCGTCACCGCTATCAAGGAAAAAACGCAGAGCCGTACCGCCATGAAAAAAGTCATGGATTATGTGGCGCAGGATTACAAAACCCTTTTTGAAAATGAGAACGGCGAACAATGCAGGCTGCTGTCCGGGCAGAACTGCTGCGGAGAAACTGCCTTTCAAGAATTTATGGCAACCAAAAAGCAATACAGAAAAGAAAATAAGGTATTTTTCTATCAGTATGTGCAGAGCTTTAAGCCGGACTGCGGAGCAACCCC
This genomic window contains:
- the mobC gene encoding plasmid mobilization relaxosome protein MobC — translated: MKKDKMFAMRMSTADYDRIQNKAQLSGMTMTDFLTLSALGKEIIVVNGLDAVTVQLKAIGKNLNQLTVLCNMGRITCPDLTDTKQSFGAVFDSICGLMDKGA